A segment of the Gossypium hirsutum isolate 1008001.06 chromosome D10, Gossypium_hirsutum_v2.1, whole genome shotgun sequence genome:
TTCATGTTGAATACAGTAATAAAGTAAGGGAATCAATGAAGAACATGTAAATTTCACTGCTTACATCAGTTCCTCCCATTAAAGGAACAAGAAAAGAAGGGATCATCACAGCAGTTCCTAAGGCCAAAATGTAATGTTGAAACCCTAAAGCTATAGCTTCTCCTGCTTCCACCACCAAAACAGAGCGTTACAAAAAAAATACAGTTGAAAAGATTTGATCTAAAATGGGAAAAAAACTGCACACCCCAAGAAGGATTTGAGTCAATGCAGTACTCTAGGCCTTGAAGTTGGTCCATTGGTGGGTGACTTATTTCTTCAGGTTTTGGTTCTGCCATAGCTTTATGAAAAAATTCGTATTTTTTGCCTCTAAAACTCAAATGGGGTATTCACAAAATGAATCAGAGAATCGATTTTTAAGCTCAAACCAGAGTAAAACAGCTGAAAGTTCGAAACTTTAAGATTGAATATAAACTTATGCTATGAAACACAAGAAAAGAAGTAAAAATAAGTACTTTGCCGCTCAGTACTAAAGGATTTTTTCACTCTCTCTACTTTAACTTACAGAGCAGAGAGAGTTTGAGTTctgtttttcagtttttttttctttttaaatttttacacagCTTTTGATTTTATATGCAGAAAAAGGTTCCGTTAACTTTATCTGGTATTCCGAAATTACCCCTTAAGCAACCAGCCAAAACGCAAATGTTACCGTTGGTCTTCTCattattaaatttttacagctcattgtttcttttaattacttttcacatatttattaTTCACCCAACCAAACCAATACAATATATATAGAAAgtattatatgaaattgtgattccacatcatccttatttttttaatagaaaaatcataaatcaaaatttttttcttctgatttttactatttttagttggatttaaattttttcagGGAAAAAAACTTACtaattagaaaaaaaactaatttgTTATTATCCTATTAGAAAATGATAAAGATGACatgaatcacagtttcatacaattcATTCTCTATATACATATAGATATCTTATGGAAATTAGATTTTAGACAATGTTTTTCCCTTTTGCATTTATTGTATGCAATGAAACTAGCTAATGAGAATGGTGAGGGTTCTAGATTAAATTTTATCATGTAAATTACGTGTAtaaattttctcttaaatttattttaattagagaATTTTATCTCTATTCGAAAATTCtattagacttaaattttaatttaattaaaactcaatataattatcgaaatataaaaaaaaatctttcaaatTCCATCATAACCGTTGTTTGTTGCTTGACCATGGCAGTGATTTGATCTTAGCTATTAAAGATAAGTTCACTTTACcattcctttttctctttttgtccAACATTTTTTGCCATTCTTATTGCTTTAAACGAACCTTTTTTACCAAGTTTATTTTCAGCATTATAAGTAGTTTTAGCAAAAGATCATTTACAATGCTAAAATATATTCTACTCTtaaaacaaactttaaaaatgatATACATTAAGAGAAAGATAAACTATATATCCAATGTCACTAAACTATgcttcaaaaaaattacaaaataatcattaaattatttaaatttttttattgaagttactAAATTGTTAAAACCGTTCTTATATAGCTTTCTAACTACACCAATCAAAAGTTTGCATTCACTTTTTCATTtacaattcaacttttttttcttataaaactaTCCTATAAACCAAAATCTAGACAATTTTATTCTAATCTCCAATATTAACCATCACATTGACTTgaatctaaaatatattttacttatCAATAGGTACTTATCTACCATACCAATTGTTGCTTGAAACTCACTAATCagactttttttaaaataataaaaaaaaaccttaacctAATAACttaaaaacttaaatgaaaacttttaaacaatttaaagacaatttcgtaatttttttaagttgagtGACCGAATGGTAAACTTGATAATAGTTTAATGGCCTTGAGTGTAATTCAACCAGAAACAATTGCTTTAAATAAAGATCTGAGTCTGAGATTGAAACGTATGCAGGGAACAGTGTACGAATCTCCAACGTCTCTCATTTGATGCCAAAGACACAAAGACAGGCACCATTGAACTTTGAGCCCCTTTCTCTATCTCCAACCCCCATGACCATGACCCCATCTAATATATATTGTCATTTTTGCCTCGTATTTTGGCAGCAAAGTTCATGCATATTTGAAATCACCCCCACCTGCTTGCCTCAACAGATATTATGATAGAAATTGGTAACATAAACATCCAAGGGATAGCCATGTATTTTTAAGCACAAAAGAATGATAAATGCTTTCAAGATGAAGATGATATGACCATGGCTTGCTTGGCTCTTCGAACTATTTGCATCCCTCTCGGTTAAGACAAGGAATGTGAGATTTTGACCAATCTTTCTCGTGCTACGCTTGCTTTACTGCGTTAAAGCTGAAGACCAAAAGTTAGACCTCGATGGTACACAGCTAGGCAAAGCATTATTGCATCACTACAGCATCAATATGGGGCTATAATTAGGTAAGTGATCTACAAGGTGCAATATAAACATTCCAAAGGTACAAAAACGCAAAGGGCTGGTTCTCAGCCTCACAAACAGTTTTCTGGAACACTGTCAAGAACTATAAATGATCAATTTAAGATCTTCTATCCAACCTCTTTTCACTGGAttttttctcttctgtttctcgcCGTTTCTGCTGTCTGCCatttaagaataaaaatgataTCAATACTGATTACTAAGCGGTAAGCACTAGCTCTAAGTTGTTTGTTTCAATAAATTAATCATGCAgccgcaaaaaaaaaaagagattattaTCCAGATTAAAATGCATGAAATCGAGGGGGAAGATCTGAACAATTTTTCATCAAGTTATAGGACTTACGCAAAAGCTGTGTACCCGGTTCCAGCATTAGCAGCTGATAATATAACTGTATGTGCTCCAGCAGCAGATAAAGAATGCTGTGCTCCAGCAGGAAGAGGATTCCTTCTATCACTATCCACCTGGAAGTTACATGAAACAATGAGAAACTTAGGGTTCATGATATCACAGATGATGTATTTGTGATAGAGATGCTAAGACAAGTTAGTACCTTATCCCATTTTGATTTCTTGTTTTGTCTACCATCCCGCACAATGTTGTTATCCACTGCAGTTGGACCTGAAGGCAAACCACTCCCAGCCGCAACTGAACAGCCTCAATCAATCAATATAAAAACAACCTCGCTAGATCTCAAAATACATACACTCATAAGAACATTTCatcaggaaaaaaaaaagtaaaggaaaaacacCTGCAGTAGGCATGCTAACTTTTGGAGCAGGAAGAACCGCTCCCGGTTGATTTCCACCAGGTACAAATTCGACCTTTTGGTTCTTCTTGCTTTCTTGTTCCTTCCTCTCCCTTTCACATTTCATATCAGCCTCTGCATTTAAGCAAACAAGTTTAAGAACAGTAAAATGTGTGAAAATATATTGGGATTAATAGCAAAAGCTTTGACGAAAACAAATAAGAGAAAGCAACACTCAACAGTTAATGCTTAGATGCATCCAATGCCAATTGAGCATAGAGTGCGACTAGGTGCACCTACACCTTAGCACTAGACAACAAAAGCACCTCAAACCCTTTCAGGAGAGACCCATTTGATCAAGTGCACACATAGTGCACCTAGGCATGCTTTATTGTAAGGCGATAAACATAAGAAACAACCATCTGATTGAAGatctctttaatttctttcatttttcactTCTTTCATTAGATATACATTTACTAGTAAGAAAGGGATAGTAACCAACTTTGTACTGCTCAATATTTGAGTATTCAACTTAGACATTGATCATAAGGAAATCATGCatatttactaaaaaaatcacaTGTTCTGTAGATAAAAATAAAGTAGATCACACTTCAGAGTTTATTATGCATACAAAAACTTGCACACATGCATTTTGTGCTTTACTTCACTTAGGCTAGTGCTTTTTTTTTCCCCCTTGTGCCTGAGACAATACAAGGGTTCTAGCGCCTAGAGCGTGACTTTTACCCTTGACAACACTGATTCAATATATAAAAGAGAGAATTATAGAAGCTAATGTTATAACCTATTTCATCATAGAAGTCGCTTTTGTCATATCCATGAGGATCGAACACATCTTTACTGAAGCAAGACCCTATCTGATCAATATCTTGATACCTCACAGCATGCAGCAAGAAGTCAGGGTTCCTATAATCCTTCCTATTCCGAACTTCAGCATTGAAGCTTTTTCCAGCTCTCTTCAAGTTGAGAAATTTATCTATTTTCCTCTGTAGTAACATACAGAAAGAAATGAAGGTCATCAATATATAAAACTGAAGGAAAACGCAATATAACTTGGATCATTCTAGATTATCAACAAGGGGTATGCTCATtggtataaaaatgaaaaaagagcAAGACAACCACTAATACATAAGGATTAGGTATCATGAACTACCAATCTTTCATTCAGCAGCAGAGGGTGGCAAGTCGGCAACAACTGACATTGTAGTTAAATAAACCAAATGAAATTCAGGAGTGAGTGAGCTAAAAATTACAAATCAGGCCTGTGGAAACAGAAATCTGACATTTACAACTTATTGAGTGCCATGGATCAGCATGCCTTCAGATGGCAAATAAGAAAACCTTAACTACACCTAGCTACCTTCCTCTCTCATAGAAACACAGAAGTTCCAGCACAACATGGTCCATCTCAACTGTTAACATTTGGGTGGGGTTACATAAGGATAACTTCAAGCTTTTTACATTAGGTccaaagaaatataattaataacTAATAGCATACAAAAGACACTTACTTGTAGCTCCTCCGAGCACTTGACCTTTGGTGGAGGTGGAAGAAACTTATCCAAGGGATCAAAATTGTCTACAGAAACGGCTTCCTCAACTTCTACACCATCTGATTCATTAACAGCATTGGTCAAGGTCTCAGGCTGTAATGGTTCTAAATCCGATGATTGCGGAGTCAGCTGAACAGCCGCTGGAGGCGTTTTTCCTTGAAAATCACCTGCAAACAAATGACGAATTAGGAAGCTATCGATTTTAAAAGTAACATTTGTAGTTAAATTAATCGAATGAAAgggaaaaaaggaaataaataagtACCATTGGCATTCTGTTGCTCTATGCCAATCATGAGGTCATCACTGCTTCCTAATTCCCCTTCCTGCACTTAAACATGGAGGAAGTAATCTAACCACGTATCATTAAACAATAAaggaattcaaaaaaaaaaaagtctttgGCAAGGCGGAGAGGGGATTACCTCGGGCTCCGGTGACATGGCAGTTTCATCGTGGCCATAATCAACAATGGTCAGCCTTCCTCCTCCACTTCTCTTCGACGCAACAAAAGGTTGAGGTTGCTGCGGCGAAGAAACAGAAGGCTCCTGCTGTTGTTGTGAAAGGTTGGTGTTTTGGTGAGGAAAAGGAGGCGTATTATCGTTGGTTCTCGAATCTTCTTCCATATTGTTATTAGATTCTCTGTACTCGTTTTCTTCTTCTAGCGGTTGCCCTTCttgttgtttttcttcttcttccccaGTTTGTTGGTTTTGCCGGTGGTCACCTTCTTCGATGTCTCCCATTTCTTCGTCATCTTCATCGTTGTACATGGATAGCAAGGCAATCCCTTCGGATTCCTTTTTCCTCGACGCCATGGAATCTAGGGTTCCTGATTCGGCGGGAATTTCTTAACTGATTTGAAAACTAGTTCTATTAGGGTTTCGGATTAGGAAAATTAGGGTTTGGATTTCAGAACCAGTTGATAGGGGAAGCAGTAATTTTCGAAAATTTTCTGGTGGGGTTGGAGGTGAGTGTTGTCAAggctgattttgattttgataggTGAAAGAGCTGGATCTGAAAGTCGGGTCACGGTTCAAGCCCAAACAAACATTTTGATCCTTCAAATTAAGGCCCAACCCATTTCTTATTGGACCTATTTCTCATTCCCGATAATTTAGAGCTCAAAAGGCGGATTCATTTACAATGTTATTTTGGAGTTGTAAATTATTATCGCAAAATAAGAATAttcattttgaaattatttatacCAATTATCAAAGTTATAGTCTTGTTGATGAGTCAAAGTTGTTCACTCGAACGGTAGAGAGTAGCATACAGTAAATGAGGAGGTATTATACGGAGTTAAGAGTGTTAAGCCTAGTAGGAATGCCCCTTAAAAGTGTTTTTaggaaaaagtaaatttttatatgtCCTGATTTGGAGAAGCATCTTTTTCTCTCAAAATGCAGCTTGTTTAAGAATATTTTTGTCTCAAAAgtgttttttaaaaacaatactaaaCTATCCCTTAGAATGAATGAGGGGAGATCTTGAGAAGAACCGTTTTTATTGATATTCTAATATTCATAATCTATTACCTGTTGTAAGGTTTAGAGATATTTAAGGGTACACTTATACGACACCGGTCTTGTAATTTGTGGGTTGTCATTTGttgtaaatattttcttaaattggtTACGTGAGTTAATATGACCATTGAAAGCAATCTTATCAAGATGGACAAGCTTGCTGTGGTCTTAGTCTAGGTGAGGTACAATGCGTATAATGTAGTCTCTTTGAACAGGTATGAAGGTTTGGCAAGGTATGTGTAACAAGTCTAATGCAAAAGCATGACATAGTGTTACATAAATTTGAGCTCACAAAAGCCTCAAACATTTAGCAAAACTCATCGTTGATCACAAGACAAGTTACGCGAAAGATGGGTTACTTCATTAGTCACTCTGCAAACTAATACTAACATAGTCAGAGGTCAACCaatgaataattttttaactaGTTTTTCAAACAActtaaaaattaagtataaatattCACCTAAGaccctcttttcttttctccgtAGTCTATATTATCAACTTTCACTATGTgcttaaaaatgtaaaagtatTATAAATGTCTTTCTATTAGGAGTCAGCTTgtattttgccccctctactgAAGAAATGGGCAGATTAGTTATtttacattagatcaaaaagcaaactagtctttttattaaaaatttcatcaattctaTTGTTAAAATCTGGTTCCTGTATATCAATATGAGGTACATGGCATGCTACATGTTACTATATCGTTATTTCGTTAGCCATgctaatttttaacaatacaaatagatgatttttttttaaaaaaaaggacaatttatatatttaaatatattttcacatattttctaAATGATGAGTTATTTTAACATTTTCTACTTGCGGAAAagtttttattgattaaaaaaaggATGATAGTGATTTTAAAATCTTTGGTGGATTTGGTTTGATGAAGTCACGAGTGTTCAACAATAACCTTATTTTCTACCAAAttattgcaaaagaaaaaaaaaggacaaattgACCAAAAAGACGTGATGGAAACCAGACATTAAGTTGATTTAGACGTGTAAATGGATGGGGTCGGGCTGTTTAAAAAGCGAAattatttggataaaaatataattttaaaaaaatttagaaaacgaATCAGGCTTTAAGTAAGGCTTTTCTTGCTCTCTGAACCCGGTCTAgcccaaatttataaaaaaactgctattttcttcttctttttttttactgttttgttattattttctgtttttttcactattttattatcatttcactattatattattattattttgttgt
Coding sequences within it:
- the LOC107913160 gene encoding SAP30-binding protein isoform X2; the encoded protein is MASRKKESEGIALLSMYNDEDDEEMGDIEEGDHRQNQQTGEEEEKQQEGQPLEEENEYRESNNNMEEDSRTNDNTPPFPHQNTNLSQQQQEPSVSSPQQPQPFVASKRSGGGRLTIVDYGHDETAMSPEPEEGELGSSDDLMIGIEQQNANGDFQGKTPPAAVQLTPQSSDLEPLQPETLTNAVNESDGVEVEEAVSVDNFDPLDKFLPPPPKVKCSEELQRKIDKFLNLKRAGKSFNAEVRNRKDYRNPDFLLHAVRYQDIDQIGSCFSKDVFDPHGYDKSDFYDEIEADMKCERERKEQESKKNQKVEFVPGGNQPGAVLPAPKVSMPTAGPTAVDNNIVRDGRQNKKSKWDKVDSDRRNPLPAGAQHSLSAAGAHTVILSAANAGTGYTAFAQQKRRETEEKKSSEKSDAIMLCLAVYHRGLTFGLQL
- the LOC107913160 gene encoding SAP30-binding protein isoform X1 produces the protein MASRKKESEGIALLSMYNDEDDEEMGDIEEGDHRQNQQTGEEEEKQQEGQPLEEENEYRESNNNMEEDSRTNDNTPPFPHQNTNLSQQQQEPSVSSPQQPQPFVASKRSGGGRLTIVDYGHDETAMSPEPEEGELGSSDDLMIGIEQQNANGDFQGKTPPAAVQLTPQSSDLEPLQPETLTNAVNESDGVEVEEAVSVDNFDPLDKFLPPPPKVKCSEELQRKIDKFLNLKRAGKSFNAEVRNRKDYRNPDFLLHAVRYQDIDQIGSCFSKDVFDPHGYDKSDFYDEIEADMKCERERKEQESKKNQKVEFVPGGNQPGAVLPAPKVSMPTAVAAGSGLPSGPTAVDNNIVRDGRQNKKSKWDKVDSDRRNPLPAGAQHSLSAAGAHTVILSAANAGTGYTAFAQQKRRETEEKKSSEKSDAIMLCLAVYHRGLTFGLQL
- the LOC107913160 gene encoding SAP30-binding protein isoform X8; amino-acid sequence: MASRKKESEGIALLSMYNDEDDEEMGDIEEGDHRQNQQTGEEEEKQQEGQPLEEENEYRESNNNMEEDSRTNDNTPPFPHQNTNLSQQQQEPSVSSPQQPQPFVASKRSGGGRLTIVDYGHDETAMSPEPEEGELGSSDDLMIGIEQQNANGDFQGKTPPAAVQLTPQSSDLEPLQPETLTNAVNESDGVEVEEAVSVDNFDPLDKFLPPPPKVKCSEELQRKIDKFLNLKRAGKSFNAEVRNRKDYRNPDFLLHAVRYQDIDQIGSCFSKDVFDPHGYDKSDFYDEIEADMKCERERKEQESKKNQKVEFVPGGNQPGAVLPAPKVSMPTAVVCLQVQLQWITTLCGMVDKTRNQNGIRWIVIEGILFLLEHSILYLLLEHIQLYYQLLMLEPGTQLLHSRNGEKQKRKNPVKRVMQ
- the LOC107913160 gene encoding SAP30-binding protein isoform X6 — translated: MASRKKESEGIALLSMYNDEDDEEMGDIEEGDHRQNQQTGEEEEKQQEGQPLEEENEYRESNNNMEEDSRTNDNTPPFPHQNTNLSQQQQEPSVSSPQQPQPFVASKRSGGGRLTIVDYGHDETAMSPEPEEGELGSSDDLMIGIEQQNANGDFQGKTPPAAVQLTPQSSDLEPLQPETLTNAVNESDGVEVEEAVSVDNFDPLDKFLPPPPKVKCSEELQRKIDKFLNLKRAGKSFNAEVRNRKDYRNPDFLLHAVRYQDIDQIGSCFSKDVFDPHGYDKSDFYDEIEADMKCERERKEQESKKNQKVEFVPGGNQPGAVLPAPKVSMPTAVVCLQVQLQWITTLCGMVDKTRNQNGIRWIVIEGILFLLEHSILYLLLEHIQLYYQLLMLEPGTQLLHSRNGEKQKRKNPVKRALTQ
- the LOC107913160 gene encoding SAP30-binding protein isoform X5; amino-acid sequence: MASRKKESEGIALLSMYNDEDDEEMGDIEEGDHRQNQQTGEEEEKQQEGQPLEEENEYRESNNNMEEDSRTNDNTPPFPHQNTNLSQQQQEPSVSSPQQPQPFVASKRSGGGRLTIVDYGHDETAMSPEPEEGELGSSDDLMIGIEQQNANGDFQGKTPPAAVQLTPQSSDLEPLQPETLTNAVNESDGVEVEEAVSVDNFDPLDKFLPPPPKVKCSEELQRKIDKFLNLKRAGKSFNAEVRNRKDYRNPDFLLHAVRYQDIDQIGSCFSKDVFDPHGYDKSDFYDEIEADMKCERERKEQESKKNQKVEFVPGGNQPGAVLPAPKVSMPTAVAAGSGLPSGPTAVDNNIVRDGRQNKKSKWDKVDSDRRNPLPAGAQHSLSAAGAHTVILSAANAGTGYTAFAQQKRRETEEKKSSEKRLDRRS
- the LOC107913160 gene encoding SAP30-binding protein isoform X7, with protein sequence MASRKKESEGIALLSMYNDEDDEEMGDIEEGDHRQNQQTGEEEEKQQEGQPLEEENEYRESNNNMEEDSRTNDNTPPFPHQNTNLSQQQQEPSVSSPQQPQPFVASKRSGGGRLTIVDYGHDETAMSPEPEEGELGSSDDLMIGIEQQNANGDFQGKTPPAAVQLTPQSSDLEPLQPETLTNAVNESDGVEVEEAVSVDNFDPLDKFLPPPPKVKCSEELQRKIDKFLNLKRAGKSFNAEVRNRKDYRNPDFLLHAVRYQDIDQIGSCFSKDVFDPHGYDKSDFYDEIEADMKCERERKEQESKKNQKVEFVPGGNQPGAVLPAPKVSMPTAGPTAVDNNIVRDGRQNKKSKWDKVDSDRRNPLPAGAQHSLSAAGAHTVILSAANAGTGYTAFAQQKRRETEEKKSSEKSFNAVKQA
- the LOC107913160 gene encoding uncharacterized protein isoform X3: MASRKKESEGIALLSMYNDEDDEEMGDIEEGDHRQNQQTGEEEEKQQEGQPLEEENEYRESNNNMEEDSRTNDNTPPFPHQNTNLSQQQQEPSVSSPQQPQPFVASKRSGGGRLTIVDYGHDETAMSPEPEEGELGSSDDLMIGIEQQNANGDFQGKTPPAAVQLTPQSSDLEPLQPETLTNAVNESDGVEVEEAVSVDNFDPLDKFLPPPPKVKCSEELQRKIDKFLNLKRAGKSFNAEVRNRKDYRNPDFLLHAVRYQDIDQIGSCFSKDVFDPHGYDKSDFYDEIEADMKCERERKEQESKKNQKVEFVPGGNQPGAVLPAPKVSMPTAVVCLQVQLQWITTLCGMVDKTRNQNGIRWIVIEGILFLLEHSILYLLLEHIQLYYQLLMLEPGTQLLHSRNGEKQKRKNPVKRGWIEDLKLIIYSS
- the LOC107913160 gene encoding SAP30-binding protein isoform X9, with protein sequence MASRKKESEGIALLSMYNDEDDEEMGDIEEGDHRQNQQTGEEEEKQQEGQPLEEENEYRESNNNMEEDSRTNDNTPPFPHQNTNLSQQQQEPSVSSPQQPQPFVASKRSGGGRLTIVDYGHDETAMSPEPEEGELGSSDDLMIGIEQQNANGDFQGKTPPAAVQLTPQSSDLEPLQPETLTNAVNESDGVEVEEAVSVDNFDPLDKFLPPPPKVKCSEELQRKIDKFLNLKRAGKSFNAEVRNRKDYRNPDFLLHAVRYQDIDQIGSCFSKDVFDPHGYDKSDFYDEIEADMKCERERKEQESKKNQKVEFVPGGNQPGAVLPAPKVSMPTAGPTAVDNNIVRDGRQNKKSKWDKVDSDRRNPLPAGAQHSLSAAGAHTVILSAANAGTGYTAFAQQKRRETEEKKSSEKRLDRRS
- the LOC107913160 gene encoding SAP30-binding protein isoform X4, yielding MASRKKESEGIALLSMYNDEDDEEMGDIEEGDHRQNQQTGEEEEKQQEGQPLEEENEYRESNNNMEEDSRTNDNTPPFPHQNTNLSQQQQEPSVSSPQQPQPFVASKRSGGGRLTIVDYGHDETAMSPEPEEGELGSSDDLMIGIEQQNANGDFQGKTPPAAVQLTPQSSDLEPLQPETLTNAVNESDGVEVEEAVSVDNFDPLDKFLPPPPKVKCSEELQRKIDKFLNLKRAGKSFNAEVRNRKDYRNPDFLLHAVRYQDIDQIGSCFSKDVFDPHGYDKSDFYDEIEADMKCERERKEQESKKNQKVEFVPGGNQPGAVLPAPKVSMPTAVAAGSGLPSGPTAVDNNIVRDGRQNKKSKWDKVDSDRRNPLPAGAQHSLSAAGAHTVILSAANAGTGYTAFAQQKRRETEEKKSSEKSFNAVKQA